The following proteins are encoded in a genomic region of Gossypium hirsutum isolate 1008001.06 chromosome D05, Gossypium_hirsutum_v2.1, whole genome shotgun sequence:
- the LOC107904804 gene encoding DNA-directed RNA polymerases I and III subunit RPAC2, producing the protein MKRPIFNSNKSPRVTFCGYSIPHPSEARVNIRVQTTGDPAREVLKDACQNLMLMCRNVRCTFDKAVEDFKASNAVKAMKIDSQDSSGDDSEESE; encoded by the exons ATGAAAAGACCCATCTTCAACTCCAATAAAAG CCCAAGAGTTACATTCTGTGGCTACAGTATTCCTCATCCTTCAGAGGCTCGAGTTAATATTAGAGTTCAAACCACTG GTGATCCAGCAAGAGAGGTATTGAAAGATGCATGTCAAAATCTGATGTTGATGTGTAGGAATGTGAGGTGCACTTTTGACAAGGCTGTTGAAGATTTTAAAGCAAGCAATGCTGTGAAGGCTATGAAAATTGATTCACAAGACAGTAGTGGTGATGATTCAGAAGAGAGTGAATGA